The Pedobacter ginsengisoli region GACTTACCATTTTAGCCGCATCATGTTCGAAAGACAACACTAAAAAGGAACCTGTCATTACAAAATTAACCGATTTGGTGATACCTGCCGGTTTCACTTGGCAGAGCACCAGAGATGTTAATTTCAACATTAGTATTACCGACACGCGGTTTCAAAACAAAAGTCATATTGTAGCAATTTACCTTGCCGATCCGGCAACCAATCCGATTGCAATCGCAAAAGGATCTGCAACATATGCTGATCCGTTCATTGCGACCCTGTCTATTCCCTCAACAATTAATGAAGCCTATGTTGTGAAGACTTCACCAGATGGGTCTTCTGTTATGGAAAAGCTAACTTTAACCTCAACAAAAGTATCTGCTGCCCTAAGTTCCGTGAACAAGTATAATAATTTAAGTTTGCTGACGGCAGACAAGTCTTTGATGAGTACGGAAGTTGAACCTGAATGCGGAATTAAAACATCTGCTTCAACCATCAAACTCAACACCAGCACAGATGTCTATTGTTTTACTTCAACGGTTGACCTTACTATTAATGTTGAAGCGAATAACGGAGGTACGCTAAAGATAAATGCACCTGGAAAAACGATAACTTTTGGTGATAACTTTAATCACACAGGTATAAAGGTATTTATTTCCAAAGAAACTACAGTTAAATTCAATAGGGATTTAAATATTAAAAGTGGCGAAATTTTCTCCAACAGCGGTAAGCTTCTTGCAGGGAATCTTTCCAGCAATGGAAGCTTGATTAATAACGGAGAGGCAACGTTTTCGGGGAGCAACTTTAACTTAAATTCTGGTTCAGAACTTACAAATCGTTCCGCGATGGTTATTCAAGCCCAGAATCCTGGTATCAATGGTGTAATAACCAATACAGGCAACATCACTTTTAATAGTGCTACATTTAATAGTGGCAGTAAACTTGACAATTATTGCAGTTTTACTGTGAATAACGTTCTAACAGTTAACACTAGTACGTTCAATAACTATAAGCTTGTTCTTGTTAAAGGCGACACTTATGTAAATAGCGGGGGCACGATTAACCTGATTGATGGTGCAATGCATCAAACGCTTAATATGTCTAATATGAATGGTGTGGTTTATGGTCGGGGCCCGGCAGTGTCTTTATTTAAAACGACAGGCACTGTTGGTGATAATGTTGTAAATAATAGTGGTTATTTCAAAGGTGCTTTACAATATTGCGGTACAAGAGATCTGGAAGTAAATCAAAATAATAAAAAGCACTTTAGTGATGGTGCTATTAAAGGTTGTGGTGCATATATCGTTAAAGATGATTGCAATACAATTGGCAATGGCGTTGCACCCGTGGAGCTAAAGCCTGACACAGACGGAGACGGTATCATTGATGAAGAGGATGATTATCCAAACGACAAAACGAAGGCATTCAATAATTTTTCTGTTAATTATCATAATGGAGGATCAACTATTGCTTTCGAAGATAGCTGGCCATTGCTTGGAGATTATGATTTGAATGATGTTGTTTTAACCTATAAGCATTTGGTTGTTACGAACGCAAAAAATGTTGCCGTACGGATTGAGGGAAAATGGAATTTAATTGCAAGTGGGGCTAGTTATAAAAACGGAGCAGGTGTGCAGTTTCCCTTGCCAAAAGGCATGGCAACGAACTTCAAGGCATCAGATGGGGTAAGTCCAGAAGATGGTCAAGATAGCTTAGTTGTAATTTTGTTTAATAATGCGCGGGATCAGCAAGTATTATGGAATACTATGCCTAATCAGTCACTTTCGCCAATTAAAACCTTTACTTTTAGTTTTGACTTAACCAATGGGCCAAATTTCCCAGCCTTGGGTGTAAGTGCATTTAACCCCTTTATTTTTAACGGTACAAAGGATGCAATTAGAGGTTATGAAACCCACTTATATGGAAAGAATCCAACGAAACTTGTCAACAAATCTTTGTTTGGTACAAGTGCTGATAATTCCTTAAAGGGAGCTTATTATAGTACTAAAAGCAAACTGCCTTGGGGTATTGAAATCCCCGTTGCAACGTTCCGGTATCCATATGAGAAAATCGGCATTTTAGACTCGTATTTGAAGTTTTCCAATTGGGCAACTAGTGGTGGATCACTCTATACTGATTGGTATAGTAATACAGGTAGTGATTTTAGAGACGTAACTAAACTATTTCCCACAGTTGGTGCCGGAAATTGATTAGTATAATAACATAAAAAATTTGGAAAGCCTGTCTCATAAAAATGATGACAGGCTTTTGTAAATAGTTTACAATAAATGGAGAGAAAAGCCCTTAAATTTTAGGCAAACTTCTTTTTTCTTTTCGTTGAAGTTTTAAGGTGTTTTTAAGTTCAGGGTTAATTTTTTCTATTGCAGTAGTAAATGCCACGGGATGAAGATTTATGCAGTTTTTATGCAAAAAAGCCATAGTTTCTTCAGGATAAATATTTCCAATTTCTCTAAGTGCCCATCCCAGACCTTTTTGAACAAAGTAATCTTTATCTTGAATCAGGGGCTCAACCATATTCAATAACTTAATCGCAGGTAGGAGGGTCTTACGCTTTTTACTGTAAAGGAGCATCCCTACCAATGATTGTCTCCGTTCCCAAGGGTTGTCTGATTTGTTCCAACTTTGATACTGGCTGTATATTTCCTCTGGCATCTTTTCCATTAAATGTGCATAGATGTCAGATAATCCATCGGAATGGGCCCAGTTGTCTATCTTTTTTACCCAAGATTTTATGGTTATCCAAACTTCTTTCACGTCTAGCTTCTGCCAATTTTTTTCAATAAAGTAGATGCATTGACTTAGAACTTCATAAAGATCAGTGCTTTTCCAAATAGCATCCCAAAGCGGAAGCTGATCCTGA contains the following coding sequences:
- a CDS encoding LruC domain-containing protein — encoded protein: MNKKLLILSLGLTILAASCSKDNTKKEPVITKLTDLVIPAGFTWQSTRDVNFNISITDTRFQNKSHIVAIYLADPATNPIAIAKGSATYADPFIATLSIPSTINEAYVVKTSPDGSSVMEKLTLTSTKVSAALSSVNKYNNLSLLTADKSLMSTEVEPECGIKTSASTIKLNTSTDVYCFTSTVDLTINVEANNGGTLKINAPGKTITFGDNFNHTGIKVFISKETTVKFNRDLNIKSGEIFSNSGKLLAGNLSSNGSLINNGEATFSGSNFNLNSGSELTNRSAMVIQAQNPGINGVITNTGNITFNSATFNSGSKLDNYCSFTVNNVLTVNTSTFNNYKLVLVKGDTYVNSGGTINLIDGAMHQTLNMSNMNGVVYGRGPAVSLFKTTGTVGDNVVNNSGYFKGALQYCGTRDLEVNQNNKKHFSDGAIKGCGAYIVKDDCNTIGNGVAPVELKPDTDGDGIIDEEDDYPNDKTKAFNNFSVNYHNGGSTIAFEDSWPLLGDYDLNDVVLTYKHLVVTNAKNVAVRIEGKWNLIASGASYKNGAGVQFPLPKGMATNFKASDGVSPEDGQDSLVVILFNNARDQQVLWNTMPNQSLSPIKTFTFSFDLTNGPNFPALGVSAFNPFIFNGTKDAIRGYETHLYGKNPTKLVNKSLFGTSADNSLKGAYYSTKSKLPWGIEIPVATFRYPYEKIGILDSYLKFSNWATSGGSLYTDWYSNTGSDFRDVTKLFPTVGAGN
- a CDS encoding DNA alkylation repair protein, whose amino-acid sequence is MTPNTSKYLSEVINRLIEKKPYDKVSGHKNLKSYIGTKYEIIGLTVPMQRSIFKTGYTFSTLSVQDQLPLWDAIWKSTDLYEVLSQCIYFIEKNWQKLDVKEVWITIKSWVKKIDNWAHSDGLSDIYAHLMEKMPEEIYSQYQSWNKSDNPWERRQSLVGMLLYSKKRKTLLPAIKLLNMVEPLIQDKDYFVQKGLGWALREIGNIYPEETMAFLHKNCINLHPVAFTTAIEKINPELKNTLKLQRKEKRSLPKI